One Arthrobacter sp. StoSoilB20 DNA segment encodes these proteins:
- a CDS encoding ABC transporter ATP-binding protein, producing the protein MLVTLIRRYSKPYLPQIVAVLIFQLASTIATLYLPSLNAKIIDEGVSRGDTDFIWQTGALMLAVALGQVLAAIIAVYFGSRVAMAIGRDLRRSVYRQVSSFSAQDVNKFGAPTLITRGTNDVQQVQMLVLMGLNFMVSTPIMCIGGIIMALREDLNLSWLVWVSVPVLVAVVGYLVVRLMPLFRSMQTKIDAINGVLREQIIGIRVVRAFVREPHEAKRFGNANEDLTAVSVKIGNLFVLMFPAIGMILHLSTAAVLWFGGQRVDSGEMQVGALTAFLQYLLQILMAVMMGTFMAMMIPRASVCADRIGEVLDVEPSIHNPSAPVVPAEKKGRVEFRDVTFKYPGAEAPVLSNISFTAEPGKTLAIIGSTGAGKTTLVSLLPRLYDVASGDVLLDGVPVTAMDASEITSRVSAVPQKPYLFSGTIEHNLRFGKPDATDEELWDALETAQAKGFVEEKSSGLNRRIAQGGTNVSGGQRQRLSIARALVTKPNVYLFDDSFSALDVATDARLRKALKAKTRDATVIIVAQRVSTIADADEILVLDNGRIVDRGTHDELLETSPTYQEIVESQLSVEEVA; encoded by the coding sequence ATGCTTGTCACCCTTATACGGCGCTACTCCAAGCCGTATTTGCCGCAGATTGTGGCCGTGCTGATCTTTCAGTTGGCGTCCACCATCGCCACGCTCTACCTTCCCAGCCTCAACGCCAAAATCATTGACGAGGGTGTTTCCCGCGGCGATACCGACTTCATCTGGCAGACGGGCGCGCTCATGCTCGCCGTTGCCCTTGGTCAGGTGCTCGCTGCCATCATCGCCGTGTATTTCGGCTCCCGCGTTGCCATGGCGATCGGCCGGGACCTGCGCCGCAGCGTGTACCGGCAGGTCAGCAGCTTCTCTGCACAGGACGTCAACAAGTTCGGTGCCCCTACGCTGATCACCCGCGGAACCAACGATGTCCAGCAGGTTCAGATGCTGGTCCTCATGGGCCTGAACTTCATGGTGTCCACGCCCATCATGTGCATCGGCGGCATCATCATGGCCCTCCGCGAGGACCTCAACCTTTCCTGGCTTGTATGGGTTTCCGTGCCTGTCCTGGTAGCCGTGGTGGGTTACCTTGTGGTCCGGCTCATGCCGCTCTTCCGTTCCATGCAGACCAAGATCGACGCCATCAACGGAGTGCTGCGCGAACAGATCATCGGTATCCGCGTGGTCCGCGCTTTTGTTCGTGAACCCCACGAAGCCAAGCGCTTCGGCAACGCCAACGAAGACCTCACGGCCGTGTCCGTAAAGATCGGCAACCTGTTCGTCCTGATGTTCCCGGCGATCGGGATGATCCTCCACCTCTCGACTGCCGCCGTCTTGTGGTTCGGTGGCCAGCGCGTTGACTCCGGTGAGATGCAGGTGGGCGCCCTGACAGCGTTCCTGCAGTACCTGCTGCAAATTCTGATGGCTGTCATGATGGGCACATTCATGGCCATGATGATTCCCCGCGCCTCTGTCTGTGCAGACCGCATCGGCGAGGTGCTCGACGTCGAGCCTTCCATCCATAACCCCAGCGCGCCGGTGGTTCCGGCCGAGAAGAAGGGGCGGGTGGAGTTCCGCGACGTTACCTTCAAGTACCCCGGAGCCGAGGCTCCCGTGCTGAGCAATATCTCGTTCACTGCCGAGCCGGGCAAGACCCTGGCCATCATCGGTTCCACGGGTGCCGGCAAGACCACCCTGGTCTCGCTGCTCCCGCGGCTTTACGATGTCGCCTCCGGTGATGTACTGCTCGACGGCGTCCCTGTCACCGCCATGGATGCCTCGGAGATCACCAGCCGAGTATCGGCCGTGCCGCAGAAGCCCTACCTTTTCTCCGGAACCATCGAGCACAACCTCCGCTTCGGCAAACCCGATGCCACCGACGAGGAACTCTGGGACGCGCTGGAAACAGCCCAGGCCAAGGGTTTCGTGGAGGAAAAGTCCTCAGGTTTGAACCGACGCATCGCCCAGGGCGGAACCAACGTCTCCGGCGGACAACGCCAGAGGCTTTCCATCGCCCGTGCCTTGGTCACCAAGCCCAACGTCTACCTGTTCGACGACTCTTTCTCCGCCTTGGACGTCGCCACTGACGCCCGGCTTCGGAAGGCCCTGAAGGCCAAAACCCGGGATGCGACGGTCATCATTGTGGCCCAGCGCGTCTCCACCATCGCGGATGCTGACGAAATCCTTGTGCTGGATAACGGGCGCATCGTTGACCGCGGTACCCACGACGAACTCCTGGAGACGTCACCGACGTACCAGGAAATCGTTGAATCCCAGCTGAGCGTGGAGGAAGTGGCATGA
- a CDS encoding MFS transporter encodes MATPAVQNTKAADASVSTAAIKAAAPMTHRQIMEALTGLLAAFFTAILSSTIVANALPTIMSELKGTQTDFAWVITAALLANAATTPIWGKLADLFDKKLLVQLSIIIFVAGSVMAGLSETIPLLLTARVIQGVAMGGLTALAQAIIGSMIPPRDRGKYSGYMGAVMAVGTAGGPLLGGFIVDSPLGWRWTFFVCVPLAVVALILLQVTLKIEHIKRPAKIDWLGSILLTSGVSLLLIWVSFAGNPDYYDWFSWQSALMVGGGVALLAVLVFVETKVAQPIIPLKIISERTTALAIIASVAVGIAMFGSSTFLGQYFQVARGATPTEAGLLTLPMIAGNLIGSVASGILISRFGKWKRFLIAGSVLLIGGLAFAGTMDHTTELWIVAIYTGVFGLGLGMLMQNLVLAVQNTVQAKDIGTASASVAFFRSVGGAIGVSVLGAIMSNHVKDLAVEGMAAAGIPIQGGGSGASMDLADMPAPIADIMRAAYGDATAQIFLISAIISVVALLAVLFIKERPLRRTVDAAPEKELMATASGDAGMSLDTSSLDAVKEDRMKAHDDDAGTLGAGQGLPVGERQVPKAGHPAPRQDSGSDLDLEFARILTQERPHAASDVKAASDVKAASDVKDVQEQLSRTQYVLAEQQLQLSRANVELQARLREQQAIAEQQANTAEELAAIRKELKRERRQQERMALLLLQGVDARPDHGKHAG; translated from the coding sequence ATGGCCACACCAGCAGTTCAGAACACCAAGGCGGCGGACGCCTCAGTCAGCACCGCGGCCATCAAAGCCGCAGCACCCATGACCCACCGGCAGATCATGGAAGCCCTCACGGGCCTCCTCGCGGCCTTCTTCACCGCGATCCTCAGCAGCACCATTGTTGCCAACGCGCTGCCCACCATCATGTCCGAGCTCAAGGGCACGCAAACCGATTTTGCCTGGGTCATCACGGCCGCCTTGTTGGCGAACGCGGCCACCACCCCCATCTGGGGCAAGCTCGCGGACCTCTTCGACAAGAAGCTCCTGGTCCAGCTGAGCATCATCATCTTCGTAGCCGGTTCGGTCATGGCCGGCCTCTCGGAAACCATTCCACTCCTGCTGACCGCACGCGTCATCCAGGGTGTTGCCATGGGTGGCCTCACCGCCTTGGCCCAGGCCATCATCGGATCGATGATTCCGCCCCGCGACCGCGGCAAGTATTCCGGTTACATGGGTGCCGTCATGGCCGTGGGTACTGCCGGTGGCCCGCTGCTGGGTGGCTTCATCGTTGACAGCCCCCTCGGCTGGCGCTGGACGTTCTTCGTCTGCGTGCCGCTGGCCGTCGTCGCGCTCATCCTGCTTCAGGTGACCCTTAAGATCGAGCACATCAAGCGTCCTGCCAAGATCGATTGGCTGGGTTCCATCCTGTTGACCTCGGGCGTCAGCCTGCTCCTCATCTGGGTTTCCTTCGCCGGCAACCCTGACTACTACGACTGGTTCTCCTGGCAATCAGCCCTCATGGTGGGTGGCGGTGTAGCGCTGCTGGCCGTCCTGGTGTTCGTGGAGACCAAAGTGGCGCAGCCGATCATCCCGCTCAAGATCATCTCCGAGCGCACCACCGCCCTGGCCATCATTGCCTCCGTTGCTGTCGGTATCGCCATGTTCGGTTCCTCCACCTTCCTGGGCCAGTATTTCCAGGTAGCCCGCGGCGCCACGCCCACCGAAGCCGGCCTGCTGACGCTGCCAATGATTGCCGGAAACCTGATCGGTTCGGTCGCCTCCGGTATCCTGATCAGCCGCTTCGGTAAGTGGAAGAGGTTCCTGATTGCAGGCTCCGTCCTCCTGATCGGCGGCCTCGCGTTCGCCGGAACCATGGACCACACCACTGAACTCTGGATTGTTGCCATCTACACCGGAGTGTTCGGCCTGGGCCTGGGCATGCTGATGCAGAACCTGGTCCTGGCTGTCCAGAACACCGTACAGGCGAAGGATATTGGAACCGCGAGTGCTTCGGTGGCCTTCTTCCGCTCGGTGGGTGGCGCGATCGGCGTATCCGTCCTGGGTGCCATCATGTCCAACCACGTGAAGGACCTGGCCGTTGAGGGCATGGCAGCTGCCGGTATTCCAATCCAGGGCGGCGGCTCCGGAGCCAGCATGGACCTGGCCGACATGCCTGCTCCCATCGCTGACATCATGCGCGCTGCCTATGGTGATGCGACCGCCCAGATCTTCCTGATCTCCGCGATCATCAGCGTCGTGGCCCTTCTGGCAGTGCTGTTCATCAAGGAACGCCCCCTGCGCCGGACCGTGGACGCCGCACCGGAGAAGGAACTCATGGCGACCGCTTCCGGCGATGCCGGGATGTCTCTGGATACCTCCTCCCTGGACGCCGTAAAAGAGGACCGAATGAAAGCGCACGACGACGACGCCGGTACCTTGGGTGCCGGGCAGGGGCTTCCGGTGGGGGAACGGCAGGTTCCGAAAGCCGGACACCCTGCCCCACGCCAGGATTCCGGATCCGACCTCGACCTTGAGTTCGCCCGGATCCTTACCCAGGAACGCCCGCACGCTGCAAGCGACGTCAAGGCGGCAAGTGACGTCAAAGCTGCCAGCGACGTCAAAGACGTGCAGGAGCAGTTGTCCCGCACGCAGTACGTCCTGGCCGAACAGCAACTGCAGCTTAGCCGCGCCAACGTGGAACTGCAGGCGAGGTTGCGGGAACAGCAGGCCATTGCCGAACAGCAGGCCAACACTGCCGAGGAACTTGCCGCCATCCGCAAGGAACTGAAGCGCGAACGCCGGCAGCAGGAGCGCATGGCGCTGCTGCTCCTGCAAGGCGTGGATGCCCGGCCTGACCACGGCAAGCACGCAGGGTGA
- a CDS encoding MFS transporter, producing the protein MSSASPQDTLPGTATDTPQASMKSKDMRRILASSFIGSAIEYYDFMLYATAASLVFNKVFFANLGPGFALFASFVTLAVGYVARPLGGLIFGHFGDRVGRKKMLVLSMLIMGFGTTMIGLLPTTAQIGIAAPIALVALRLVQGVAVGGEWGGAALMAIEHAPKKHRGFAAAFANAGGPAGAILGTLALSLFAALSGEDFLAWGWRVPFLLSAALIAVGMVIRLKVSETPAFQKLEAEGAKRRVPLLDVLKNNRRAVVLGLLATTAFYVCQSMTTVWGVSVAVENGADKNGILNIKAFAALLTLIICFYSARLSDRIGRRRVLIGASLLGAVLAYPILVLINNGELWAFALAIVLGNGLVQGFLYGPIAAYVAEQFPTRNRYTGASLAYQGASMIGAGFTPMIVAGLSLATGGGLWLIAVFWIAAMLAAVVAVKLTPEGTERELD; encoded by the coding sequence ATGAGCTCAGCATCACCGCAGGACACCCTGCCCGGAACTGCAACGGACACGCCCCAAGCCTCCATGAAGTCCAAGGACATGCGCCGCATCCTTGCCTCCAGCTTCATCGGCAGTGCCATCGAGTACTACGACTTCATGCTGTACGCCACGGCCGCCAGCCTGGTTTTCAACAAGGTGTTCTTCGCCAACCTGGGTCCTGGCTTCGCGCTCTTCGCCTCCTTTGTCACTCTCGCCGTCGGCTATGTTGCCCGCCCCCTTGGAGGCCTCATCTTCGGCCACTTCGGCGACAGGGTGGGCCGAAAGAAGATGCTGGTTCTCTCCATGCTCATCATGGGTTTCGGGACCACGATGATCGGTTTGTTGCCAACCACGGCCCAGATCGGCATTGCCGCGCCCATTGCGCTGGTGGCACTGCGCCTGGTTCAGGGCGTCGCGGTTGGCGGCGAGTGGGGTGGCGCTGCATTGATGGCCATAGAGCATGCGCCCAAGAAGCACCGTGGATTCGCGGCAGCTTTCGCCAATGCCGGCGGCCCGGCGGGAGCAATCCTGGGCACGCTCGCGTTGTCCCTGTTCGCAGCGCTCTCCGGCGAGGACTTCCTGGCCTGGGGTTGGCGCGTGCCGTTCCTGCTCAGTGCCGCGCTGATCGCCGTCGGCATGGTCATTCGCCTCAAAGTCTCCGAGACTCCTGCTTTCCAGAAACTTGAAGCAGAAGGAGCCAAACGGCGGGTGCCCCTTCTTGACGTCCTCAAGAACAACCGCCGCGCCGTGGTACTCGGATTGCTCGCAACCACAGCGTTCTATGTGTGCCAGTCGATGACTACCGTGTGGGGTGTATCGGTTGCCGTGGAAAACGGCGCCGACAAGAACGGCATCCTGAACATCAAGGCGTTCGCGGCACTGTTGACCTTGATTATCTGCTTCTACTCGGCACGCCTCAGCGACAGGATCGGCCGACGCCGTGTCCTCATTGGAGCGTCGCTGCTGGGCGCCGTCCTGGCTTACCCCATCCTGGTGCTCATCAACAACGGCGAACTGTGGGCATTTGCCCTCGCCATCGTGCTGGGCAATGGCCTCGTGCAAGGTTTCCTCTACGGACCTATTGCTGCCTACGTTGCAGAACAGTTCCCCACCCGCAACCGTTACACGGGCGCTTCGCTGGCGTATCAAGGTGCCTCGATGATTGGTGCCGGTTTTACTCCCATGATCGTCGCCGGCCTAAGCCTCGCGACCGGTGGTGGCCTGTGGCTTATTGCAGTGTTCTGGATCGCTGCGATGCTTGCGGCGGTTGTTGCCGTGAAACTCACACCGGAGGGCACCGAGCGCGAACTCGACTGA
- a CDS encoding thiamine pyrophosphate-binding protein yields the protein MIDFDPGTAAAAAGGDAGTNQRNGGDLVVETLEALGAKTVFGIPGQHALGLFDAMGRGNLHFVSSRVENNSAFAADGYSRATGEVGVLFLSTGPGALTSLAGLQEAYATGVPMVVVASQIPLDGLGARRKGMLHQLDDQKASAANVTKSQRLIQHASGIPSAIQDAWTEAISSPQGPVWIEIPQNVLLDPIMVPPVEDALAEAFDNPPRVELIREAVKWLSTAERPAIIAGGGTRRGRAEKSLLSIAEQLRAPVICTPGGNGAFPWTHELSLQSWIEDRYMTDVLEDADVLIVIGSSLGEVTSNYFTFEPRGRIIQIDAEPRVLESNRPGLGIRADAGQALAALDEALAAAGASEATKRDWHGSSPEDVVKESLAKVKARLESQDLAKELKFMADIREAVPADMQTFWDMTISAYWGWSCWDARQGQFHSAQGAGGLGYGFPAAIGGAVGLETTGKLNGSSRVLAVSGDGSSMYSISELATAKQHNVPVTWLIVDDGGYGILREYMVGAFGQATATELARPDFVKLAESFGVPARRVAPEEVGDALKASFAADGPNVVVVETLLKMFGPTHLDD from the coding sequence ATGATCGATTTCGACCCCGGCACGGCAGCCGCTGCTGCAGGTGGGGACGCTGGCACCAATCAGCGCAACGGCGGGGACCTCGTCGTCGAGACCCTCGAGGCGCTGGGCGCGAAGACCGTGTTCGGTATTCCGGGCCAGCACGCGTTGGGTCTTTTCGACGCGATGGGCCGCGGCAACCTGCACTTCGTCTCCTCCCGAGTGGAAAACAACTCCGCATTCGCAGCTGACGGGTACTCCCGCGCCACCGGCGAAGTGGGAGTGCTGTTCCTGTCCACAGGCCCCGGCGCCCTGACCTCCCTTGCCGGTTTGCAGGAGGCTTACGCCACGGGTGTTCCCATGGTGGTTGTGGCCAGCCAGATCCCGCTCGACGGCCTGGGCGCACGCCGCAAAGGCATGCTGCACCAGCTCGATGACCAGAAGGCCTCGGCGGCCAACGTCACCAAGAGCCAGCGGCTGATCCAGCACGCCTCCGGCATTCCGTCGGCCATCCAGGACGCCTGGACCGAAGCGATTTCCTCGCCGCAGGGCCCGGTCTGGATCGAAATTCCGCAGAACGTCCTGCTGGATCCGATCATGGTCCCCCCGGTTGAAGACGCCCTCGCCGAGGCATTCGACAACCCGCCCCGCGTGGAGTTGATCCGCGAGGCCGTGAAGTGGCTTTCGACGGCGGAACGTCCCGCGATCATCGCAGGTGGCGGTACGCGCCGTGGCCGGGCTGAGAAGTCGCTGCTCTCGATCGCCGAGCAGCTTCGCGCCCCGGTCATTTGCACTCCCGGTGGCAACGGTGCGTTCCCGTGGACCCACGAGTTGTCCTTGCAGTCGTGGATCGAAGACCGGTATATGACCGACGTCCTTGAAGACGCCGACGTGCTGATCGTGATCGGCTCATCCCTGGGTGAAGTGACCTCGAACTACTTCACGTTCGAGCCTCGCGGCCGGATCATCCAGATCGACGCCGAGCCGCGGGTCCTCGAATCCAACCGGCCAGGCCTGGGCATTCGTGCCGACGCCGGCCAGGCACTGGCAGCCCTGGACGAAGCCCTCGCAGCAGCAGGGGCTTCGGAGGCAACCAAGCGGGATTGGCATGGCAGCAGCCCGGAAGACGTGGTCAAGGAATCCCTGGCCAAGGTCAAGGCACGCCTGGAATCACAGGACCTGGCCAAGGAACTGAAGTTCATGGCCGACATCCGCGAGGCCGTACCGGCTGACATGCAGACGTTCTGGGACATGACCATCTCCGCGTACTGGGGCTGGAGCTGCTGGGACGCCCGGCAGGGCCAGTTCCACTCCGCACAGGGCGCCGGTGGCCTCGGCTACGGCTTCCCGGCAGCAATCGGCGGTGCCGTGGGGTTGGAAACGACCGGCAAACTCAACGGTTCTTCACGTGTGCTTGCAGTTTCCGGCGACGGTTCCTCCATGTACTCCATCTCCGAACTCGCCACCGCCAAGCAGCACAACGTCCCGGTCACCTGGTTGATCGTGGACGACGGCGGCTACGGCATCCTGCGCGAATACATGGTGGGGGCTTTCGGCCAGGCCACGGCCACCGAGCTTGCCCGCCCGGACTTCGTCAAGCTTGCCGAGTCCTTCGGTGTCCCGGCCCGCCGGGTTGCCCCGGAGGAAGTGGGGGACGCGCTGAAGGCGTCCTTTGCAGCGGACGGACCCAACGTCGTCGTGGTTGAAACGCTTTTGAAGATGTTCGGCCCCACGCATTTGGACGACTAG
- a CDS encoding LysR family transcriptional regulator, with protein sequence MAEFTLRQLEYFVAVLDHGSLTKAASESNISQAAASMAIAQLEKSLGLDLLIRTRAKRVEPTAAGIELGLRARRILRETADLRGGALLGSHEEMRGRVSIGCMVAISPRVIPELIGYFAEKWPEVELDFVEGAAEDLQKAVGEGELDLAFVYSLQVVPGVDVVKVVESRPQFMLAAGHPLAGSASLSFADLADEDVILFNVPPSAERVTAMYLAAGIEPRVRWKSVVAQTIRGVVASGRAISVTHAWPGVAPVYADAKVALVPIKDELPESWLVAAVPPGIKRARRVDEVIGAAIHLAG encoded by the coding sequence ATGGCTGAGTTCACGCTGCGCCAGCTCGAGTACTTCGTGGCCGTCCTCGATCACGGATCCCTCACCAAGGCTGCGAGCGAAAGCAATATTTCCCAGGCCGCAGCGTCCATGGCCATTGCCCAATTGGAGAAGAGCCTCGGTCTGGACCTGCTGATCCGGACCCGCGCCAAGCGTGTGGAGCCGACGGCGGCGGGAATCGAGCTGGGGCTGCGGGCGCGCCGGATCCTCAGGGAGACTGCGGACCTGCGGGGCGGTGCGCTCCTGGGATCGCATGAGGAGATGCGCGGACGGGTCTCCATTGGCTGCATGGTGGCCATTTCGCCCCGGGTCATCCCGGAGCTTATTGGCTACTTCGCCGAGAAGTGGCCCGAGGTGGAACTCGACTTTGTGGAGGGCGCGGCCGAAGACCTGCAGAAGGCTGTAGGGGAGGGGGAGCTGGACCTTGCCTTCGTCTACTCCCTGCAAGTGGTGCCCGGCGTCGACGTCGTCAAGGTGGTGGAGTCGCGTCCCCAGTTCATGCTCGCGGCCGGCCACCCCTTGGCGGGAAGTGCGTCGCTCAGCTTTGCGGATCTTGCGGACGAGGACGTCATACTCTTCAACGTGCCGCCGAGCGCCGAACGCGTTACGGCTATGTACCTTGCGGCGGGGATCGAGCCGAGGGTTCGCTGGAAAAGTGTGGTGGCGCAGACCATTCGCGGCGTGGTGGCCAGCGGGAGGGCGATTTCCGTGACCCACGCATGGCCGGGAGTGGCTCCTGTTTATGCCGACGCCAAGGTTGCGCTGGTGCCCATCAAGGATGAGCTTCCCGAGAGTTGGCTTGTTGCCGCCGTCCCTCCTGGAATCAAGCGGGCGCGCCGGGTGGATGAGGTCATAGGAGCCGCGATTCACCTGGCAGGCTGA
- a CDS encoding MarR family transcriptional regulator, which produces MSVGSATATDLVHQIFDLQRTLRCVVTAHMARVPDVGMAVQGVMRFIGEGETRATHLATRLGVSAPVLSRHVTELEDLGFVVRRPDPADGRAQLLALTPEGAAKLREFEEQRSVRLRDYLADWSEADALEASQVINKLTESLKDSIRATAAGSTTTHQTA; this is translated from the coding sequence ATGTCCGTCGGTTCTGCCACAGCAACCGATCTTGTGCATCAAATCTTCGATCTCCAACGCACCCTGCGCTGCGTGGTCACCGCCCACATGGCCCGCGTTCCCGACGTCGGAATGGCAGTTCAGGGCGTCATGCGGTTCATCGGCGAGGGGGAGACCCGCGCTACGCATCTGGCCACGCGCCTGGGCGTCAGCGCCCCGGTCCTCAGCCGGCACGTCACGGAGTTGGAGGATCTGGGGTTCGTGGTCAGGCGGCCGGACCCGGCCGACGGCAGGGCCCAACTCCTTGCCTTGACGCCCGAAGGGGCAGCGAAACTGCGCGAATTTGAAGAACAACGCAGCGTGAGACTGCGGGATTACCTGGCGGATTGGAGCGAGGCTGACGCCCTCGAGGCCTCCCAGGTCATCAACAAACTCACAGAGTCCCTCAAGGACTCAATCCGGGCAACGGCGGCCGGCTCCACCACAACACACCAGACAGCTTAG
- a CDS encoding MBL fold metallo-hydrolase, whose protein sequence is MTTTSSLKPHVITLGTAGGPRWWAAADSGERTGIATAVVVGDAFYLVDFGQGAGRRLSQSGLELKDLRALFITHLHSDHVYDLAGLGIFGLYALADRSENPVKIIGPGNRGELPPVSPRAVVEPLPLAPENPTPGTRQMFEQLMAAHATDLNDRILDSLRPSPLDIFNAQDIQVPAGSGYHPNNNPTPDMEPFEVYRDELVIVTAILVEHPPVAPAFAFRFETTEGSVTISGDTAYTQNMITLAQDTDLLLHEAIDFAWVESLYADKTDDGSRAARDHHYKSHTSVREAAKLAEAAGARHLALHHLVPGSAAASVWLEAVEHFTGTFTVPNDLDVIPFARQR, encoded by the coding sequence ATGACGACGACGTCATCCCTGAAACCACACGTGATCACGCTGGGTACGGCCGGCGGCCCGCGTTGGTGGGCGGCAGCAGACTCCGGCGAGCGCACGGGAATCGCCACGGCCGTGGTGGTGGGAGACGCCTTCTACCTGGTCGATTTCGGCCAAGGTGCCGGACGCCGGCTCAGCCAATCCGGGCTCGAGCTTAAGGATCTTCGGGCGCTCTTCATCACGCACCTGCACTCGGACCACGTCTACGATCTCGCAGGCCTTGGCATTTTCGGACTGTATGCCCTCGCCGATCGGAGCGAAAACCCGGTCAAAATTATTGGGCCGGGCAACCGGGGCGAGTTGCCCCCGGTGTCGCCACGCGCCGTCGTCGAGCCTCTTCCGCTGGCGCCGGAGAATCCGACGCCAGGTACCCGGCAGATGTTCGAGCAATTGATGGCCGCCCACGCTACGGACCTCAATGACCGCATCCTGGACAGCCTCAGGCCCAGCCCGCTCGACATCTTCAACGCCCAAGATATCCAGGTACCGGCCGGGTCCGGGTACCACCCCAACAACAATCCGACGCCGGACATGGAACCGTTCGAGGTCTACCGCGACGAGCTGGTGATCGTAACGGCCATCCTGGTGGAACACCCACCGGTTGCTCCGGCGTTTGCCTTCCGCTTTGAGACCACCGAGGGCTCCGTGACTATTTCCGGCGACACCGCCTACACACAGAACATGATCACGTTGGCCCAGGACACGGACCTGCTGCTGCATGAGGCTATCGACTTCGCCTGGGTGGAATCGCTGTACGCGGACAAGACCGACGACGGCAGCCGGGCCGCCCGGGACCACCACTACAAGTCCCACACGAGCGTGCGCGAGGCAGCGAAACTGGCCGAAGCCGCAGGCGCCAGGCACCTCGCCCTGCATCACCTCGTACCCGGCTCGGCCGCCGCATCAGTTTGGCTCGAAGCCGTAGAACACTTCACCGGAACATTCACCGTCCCCAACGATCTCGACGTCATTCCGTTCGCCCGTCAGCGCTGA